TCTGAATGAGTTCACCGCCCCAGGTTGTGAAACCTGAGACGCCAACGTTCAGCGGCAAATCCTGCCGCGCCGCAAACGAGAACCCCGCGAGTTTTCGTTTGGGCAAGAAGGCCGAAGAGGACGACCGGCACGATGACAACGGACACACCTGTCGCAACCAAACCATCGGTTGCACGATTGCATCGATCAGACCGTACCCGGATGCATTGGGCGGTTTTTGAGTCGACAGACAATCAAGTGACGCCAGAATCCACGCAGTCAACGTGACCGGATTATTTTCACATGGACTCACGGCCACAAAATGCAGGCCACTCCGCAAAAATGCGGCAAATTATCCGCCACACAGCAGCTTTTCAGTTAACTCACCGGCCTGAATGCCTGTATTGACAAGCCCCAAAGCAAATTGGCAAGAACTCAGTTCCTCAGCAAAGTTCGGCCACACTCCTGCGGCGAAAACCGCCTGAGAGATGAGGCGAAAGTTAGCGCCGAAACCATTCCGTCCCCCGTGCTTTCTCAGGATCGTTCCTCCCTGGCTTGGAAACCCCGGAAAAACGATTATGCTCCCCCGCTCGAACACGCCAAACTCTGGCGTGTCCACGGTTTAGAGGCAGATTCAGACACACCTCGTCGCATCTGCCAAACCATCAAGCCCCGGTGGCGGAATTGGTAGACGCACCAGACTTAAAATCTGGGATTCCGATAGGAGTGTGCGGGTTCAAGTCCCGCCCGGGGTAGTAAAAACATTGACCAAAAGCGAAAAGTGTTATTTGAAGCCATTTTCACGAGTCACTGCAGTGTGTCTAAGTTAACGGAAGTTGCAGCAAGTCGGGTGATGTAAATGCTAATTCGGGTGATGTAACGGGTGATGTAATGCCTTTTGGGGTGATGTAAATCGCCTGTTCGTTGCCATCGACTCACTCAATAGTTGCGAATGCGTGCCCACGTACCATCCGTGGTGATTCCAGTGTTGGTCACTAACCACCCACCCCCACCTTCGCCCCAGCCTCAAACGCTTCCACAAAAGCAACCCGCAACTTCGTCGCCGTGTACCGATCCCGACCAGCGATTGCTGTGCTGCCACCGTGCGACAGAACGAAAATCGGTTGTGTGGCGGAGTAAAAACGCTGACAATGGGGTTGCTCCGCAAAGCAGCCGGTGTAGAAGCAATGTTATGTCGAAGAATCTGCAGCACCGATGACTTGTGTAGGATGTGGCGGCAGCTAAAATTTGTGTTCTGTCCAATGCAAAGACACAACCAATAAAGGGATGCAACCCTTCGATGAGATTCTCAGCAGTATTTGCAGTTTGCGTTCTCTTTCACCTTTCCGCTTCGCCATTGCACGCAGACGTCATTGCAAAGTGGGACTTTGACCAGGGTGATCTGACGGATTCTTCAGGCAATGGGTATCACTTAGATCATTTTAATCAGTTCTTTTCGCTGACCTTCGGGCAAGGACGAAATGGCCTTGCGCCCATTTTTACGAATGCCGATTATCTTTACTCACGCAATGCGGATTTGTACGCCAGCCGAAGTGAGTTTACTATTGGCGGTTGGGTACGTTCCGCGCAGACCCAGGGCAGTGATTCGTACTTGTTCATGAATGGCGATGATTCTGGCTTCAATCACCTAAATGGAGGTGTGACGCTTCATTTTGATACACTTTATGGCTACGTCGGTAGCGGTGGCAATCATCTTGGCTCTTCGGGAACCGGGATCACCGTCAATGACGATTTGTGGCATCATGTCGCTCTCGTGCTGGACACCACGCTTGAAAATGATATGCGGCTTTACTTTGATGGGGAGTTGATTACACAGAAAAACAGTAGTTTCGGCTCAACTGAGCAAGGCAACATCTTTACGATCGGCGGCAAAGCCTTAGGCAACCGTACGGCGACCGGCCGCGGATTTACGGGAATGATCGATGAAGTGTTTTTTGCAGACCATGCACTATCCACTGCTGAAGTTCAGGATATCGCCGGGATTTCGGCCATTCCAGAGCCAGGTTCTTGCTCGTTTCTCGCACTTGCCGCTGGAGCGTTTCTTGTCATGCGAAGACGTAAGGCGCTGACATAACATCGGGTAAGGACCACCGTTTCCGGCGACCCTACCCACACCACCGGACATGCAAGTCCGCACCCGGCGGTTTGCCACATCACCGCAGCTTGTCCCGAACAGCCGTCCCAAAATCCGCCACACCAACAGCACGATCATAACCACAAACGACAATCGTGCGGGTGTGAATGCCCGGCGTGGCATCCGTGGTCGCTCTGGCAGTTCTGGCTCGTGGTGTGAATCGGGTTGATCGCCGCTGTCGGTTCTCGATCATCGGCGAGGGGCGATGCTCACTGGTGGCTTATTCGCTCGCTCCGTTTTCCTCAACTGGAATGCCAACATGAGTGCCGCAATGACGCTGTCTTTTGGCCTGATTTCACTTGCAGCAGCGAGTGACTCGCGAGACCTATTCGAGCTGACTATGCATCAGCCCTTAACGAACGAGCGCTACGCGGTAACTGCGAACATCGGCTCGGTCTCAGAGGTCACATTAAGAACAGGTCAAATAGACCCTGCCACCAAAATCGGTGCTTCAGTGCAACTGTTACAACGAAAGTCTGGTGAATTCGTCGTACGTCGCTCTGTTGCTGGAGAAATACAGAAACACCACTCTGACTCATCGAAATTGGTCGTGATTGCGAACCTGCCTGCTGACCAAATCGTGCCGGATGGAAAGTACCTTTTCGCCGTCAATTTAATTATCAATGGCCGTGAAGTCACAAGTGCTTCACGGGTGATTCGGATGGGCAACCTTAAAGGGCAGCCCGACGAGCGTTAGTGAAACTGTTGACGTTCAATCCGTATTCTTCGTTCCAAACAACCCACGCCACCACACTCAAAAGCAACCCCAACCGCGCCACCCAGAACAACCCCGGCTTGATCAGCTCCCTCACGGCGTCACCTCTTTCGGTTTGCGGTAGAACCACCACAACGCGACGTTGGTGAAGGTGAGGGTTGAGACGACGAGCCAGTGGCGAATTGAAATGTCGCCTTCAAACGGAACAACACGGTCGAAGTAGACGCCGGGAATCCTACATAGCCTCGGTTCTTCCAATGGGCTTGCTGGGTATCCCAAGCGATAGCCGAATGCCCCTCTCTGACGGAAGTCGTATTCATCATTCTGTTCGATTGTCAGTACATACCACGGCATTCCCTCATGGAACAGAATCCAGCCGCAACTCCCGAATTCCGCGTTTACGTAGTATGCGTGGTTGTACGCGATTCGAACCGTCCACCACTGCCCCACAACCCACGCCAACACGCTCAAGAACAGCCCTGTCCGTGCCATGATCTTCAATGCTGGTTGAATGAGTTCTCGCATTGCTATTTGGCTTCAGCATTCATAGATTGGCAAACGTCACATTGAGTTTCGTTGCAGGCTACTGACATGGTTTATTTTGGCCCTCAAGAAATCATCGTCATTTCGATCGCGGTATGGCTTCTATTCGGGGACCAGCTTTCGCGACCGATTCAGCCAATCCTGCAGTATTACTGGGCTGGCACGTTTCCTCTCTTCACGAAGCTATGGCGACGCATTGTTTTGCTGTCCCGCTCCACTTTGTTTTTGTAGCCTTCAGCCAGAACACGGGGCGGTTGAATGAGTTCTCGCATCCGTGGAGTGTCCACGACGCGGTGCCGTGGTGTCAATGTGGGGTAGTGAAACCGGACGAACCGGCTCACCGATCAGCTTCTGACTGGTAGTGACAACGAGACGCCCCTAGGCTATGCTGATTCCTGAACAGAGTTCAGTGACGTCATTGAATTCGCAAGGGCGAGGAACAGCGTAGTCTGTTGTCGTTCTTCGCATGTGAAGCGGAAAGTCCAACGTGCGATCTGTGCCGTGGCGTCACTGCCTATGTATGGATCGCAATTCGTTACCTGACAAGAGCAGAATCGTTCTCGACGTCAACTGTCGCCCTAGTTCCCACTCGCGAAAGAAACGCATTGAAAAAAATCCAAGTATTCATATCGTCGACGTACAAAGACCTAGTCCCTGAGAGACAGGCGGCTGTTCAAGCAATCCTAAAATCTGGACACATTCCAGCAGGGATGGAACTATTCGCGGCGGGCGACGAATCGCAGATGGAAACTATCCGACGGTGGATTGACCAATCCGACGTCTACATGCTGATTCTTGGTGGACGATATGGAAGCGTCGACCAGACAACGTCGCTAAGCTACACCGAACTAGAATTTGACTTCGCAGCGTCCCAAGGGATTCCTTCTTTCTCAGTGGTTGCGACGGAAGATGCAATTGACGCAAAAGTCAAGGAACTTGGACGCGAAGCGATTGATAGTGAATACGGGAAAGAACTGAAGCTCTTTCGAGAGAAAGTGCTGTCGCGAATTTCTTCCTTCTTCGACGACCCGAAGGATATCAAACTCGCGGTACATGAGACTCTTGCAGATTTTTCAACACGCAAGAAATTCATTGGATGGGTGCGTGGAGACGAAGTCAAAGACCAAGAGCCGTTGCTTGATGAAATTACCCAGCTCAGCAAACGCAACGCGACGTTAACGACGAAGGTCGCGCAACTCGAAAAGAAGTTGCAAGCGATTAAGTACAGTGACAAGGGTGGATGGACGGATGAAGATTTCAAAGAGATTTTCTCACTCCTTCTTCCAGGGCCAGCGCGCACTTTGGGCAATTTAGGCTGGCGCGACAAGTGAGTATTGGTTAGTCTTTTCGTGTCGTAACATCGGACTTCACGAGGAGAGGACAAGAGATGTCGACAGTTGAACTGGCGGTCACCCAGGAGCTGACAGGAAACATTGTTCATTACTTTGATCAATTGAAAGACCCGCGTTCCAACATCAATCGTCTGCATCTGCTTGGTGATGTGATTGTGATCGCCATTTG
This DNA window, taken from Fuerstiella marisgermanici, encodes the following:
- a CDS encoding LamG domain-containing protein, which gives rise to MRFSAVFAVCVLFHLSASPLHADVIAKWDFDQGDLTDSSGNGYHLDHFNQFFSLTFGQGRNGLAPIFTNADYLYSRNADLYASRSEFTIGGWVRSAQTQGSDSYLFMNGDDSGFNHLNGGVTLHFDTLYGYVGSGGNHLGSSGTGITVNDDLWHHVALVLDTTLENDMRLYFDGELITQKNSSFGSTEQGNIFTIGGKALGNRTATGRGFTGMIDEVFFADHALSTAEVQDIAGISAIPEPGSCSFLALAAGAFLVMRRRKALT
- a CDS encoding DUF4062 domain-containing protein, giving the protein MKKIQVFISSTYKDLVPERQAAVQAILKSGHIPAGMELFAAGDESQMETIRRWIDQSDVYMLILGGRYGSVDQTTSLSYTELEFDFAASQGIPSFSVVATEDAIDAKVKELGREAIDSEYGKELKLFREKVLSRISSFFDDPKDIKLAVHETLADFSTRKKFIGWVRGDEVKDQEPLLDEITQLSKRNATLTTKVAQLEKKLQAIKYSDKGGWTDEDFKEIFSLLLPGPARTLGNLGWRDK